The Diorhabda carinulata isolate Delta chromosome 4, icDioCari1.1, whole genome shotgun sequence genomic interval ACGAAAAGCTGTATACCAGCGAGATGCATTTCGAACGCGTGGAAAATCTTTATTAATCCATGATTGGTCAGTCAGTTAAttataaacatggaaaatttcgaaaaataaatttttatttcactcACGAACTAAAGagattcaaaaatgaatattctaatttgtattattatttttacagatCATCCAATAATTGATGTTAGAATGGGCGAttagtttatataatattaagatgttttaaaattgtttttgtaaaaaaaatgtttctaaataaataattcttcaatACTCATgtttacatataataaaaatattcatttcctgtaaatttactaataaaactataaaaaacaaactattgaCACCCTGTGAAATAAGTCGTCGTACAATTTACGttataaataaagtatttttaactatttcattgtatttttaactatttcatttcaattttaattatatttaaatatttgtttggtcTACTGTACTTATTTAATTTCGTCAACTGTAGTTCAAGTAAACTTGTGGCTGGTTAGTTTGAGAGACAAGGCCGTCTCTTGAATCTTGCAAATACGCCGTTCTAGAAGACGCTTAATAGATTAAAACGAATAATAACTAATATTAGAGAAAAGGTTcttaaacaatatcaaaaaggTTAAATATTAGTGTGGTTGTAATATTCAACTTCTCCATCcctttcaaatataaattaaacgAAGAGTTGTAGGACATTGAACGAACAACCCTTACTAAAATAGACTCGTCCGTCAACCTATCCAAACGCCATCTCTAGCTGATTTCACAGCTCTCCTCCGGACGCATCTTTTGCGcgcatgaagcatgcgcagtatagataaattACATATATGGTAACATCATGGACATAACACATAAGACATacgtaatagttttttttaaattgacagtTGTAGTCACAAAATATGACATAACTCGAAAAACTGATCATGAATTGGACGTGAGTTTTGTTTACTGTGTTGTTTTTAGCGAATTTTTCGATTGAACGCCTATTTGTTGTTAAAGTCAGCTCTTTTAAGAACTAATTTgacttttcatttaattttcatcaacttGTAGCCTTTTGACATTTCATAATACCTAAAATCCCGTAGGACGGGAAAATTACAATGCTTATGTATTACACATCATAGTCATTTTCATCATTcatcattttcttatattgttgtATCTGAAATTCCTAGAAAACTGCTAATTTAGTGTAAGTTTGATCGTAGAGGTTCCAAGTAACGAAGttttagaatataaaaagtTCTGAATAGTTTTCATTTGAGTGTGCTGATTTCTAAGTTTAGAACTATCTGTAAACGgttaattagttatttttaacaattttacaacaagttttttaaaaagCGTGGACTTTCACAAAgtaagagagagagaaagtCAATGAAAATCAATGAAAAGTTCCAGATACCAAGGGCTTTGGTTCAtctgttttatttctaaattttatttctgacgtctattatggatatttttattagtgtCTTGTCCTAATGATGGTAGCATATTTACcaaaatatcgattttcaaTCAGTTTACGAATCTTCTATTTAAAAcctattcaaaaaaatagttaGATTCGTAAAAACCCGACTTTTGTAATATTAGTCACAACGATTATTTCTGAGTTGTCAAAAATATTGAGATGATTGCGCTGACGTATTACTCACGTGACGGGAAACCTTCACCGTTTCTACTTATTTCcacttattttgaaatatagagtTTATATCACCACATTATcgatttataaacattgaatagcACGAAAGATTATGAACTTTGTCTCCGAAATAATTGACCCAGATTGggtacaaaaaaattgaagatatcaCATATTTACtgcaaatatttattctaataatgCGTGTGTTGTTACTAAGTTTTGACacatggcaacactgatgtgaatatgtcaaatctgacacgGCAATCaagaagtttgacatttttaatattgaacgtactcagaacgtgtgttatttgaattgtttacagatacttgaaacattcatcttggttaaaaaatggaatcaaatcgccaacattttttaattcaatcgtggtcgtacTACAAGATGATCGAGTCGATTGTTGCAAAGACGATCCCAATCGAACAAAAGTTGTTAGCGCACGGAACACTTCGAAGCAACGTAGAACGTATAACTGTCAATTATggatggtacaccagcatttgtttgacAGAAGTGTTCGAGGAGAAAATCAGGGATaccaatcaaacaaaaacgtttttgaacagttataTATATACGCcatgaaataaaacaaacaaatattgaaacatagtttattatacagttttatttaaacattttatattcatCCATACACTTCTCTGCATCTCCCTCTTTTGTCAGCTACATATCCTTCGGGACAATTCGTTTTAACTTTTCCGATAAGACTCCTTCCGTCCGTTACCCCTTCATGATCCTCGTTACTCTCAGGTGGAGGAGTTGCGGCTAAAAATATACACATACTGATGCACACCAATTAAACGACGTTGCCagatttggaaaatagtatGAAGTTTAAAGAAATGCGAAACAATGagatttattctatttttaatgtCGAAGCTagttaatgaataaaaaacttacgtatcttcttcttctttttcttagaTGTTCCGTCATCACTATCCTCATCGGAATAATCGCTACTATACTGCTTACGTTTAGAGGAATGGTCCAAGTAAGTTTTCCGGGAATGGCTTCGAGCAGTAGTTGAAGAACTAACTTCTACGTTGCTTCCTTGAACGTGACTTGGATTTTCTCCTACGGGTTCCATTTGTTGATTAGGTTTATTTGCAAGAGTTCTACCATCGAATCCTTGTTGACTATTGTATGTAGAAGGTTCTGGTTTTTCGGCTTCTCCAGGGAAAATCATTGTGTTAGGACGATTGGTACTTGATCGTGTTGTTTGAACATTATTCTCGACATGAGTGGGATATTGTTGATTATTTGGTTCGTAACCAACttgatttcgatgattttgtaCGTCACTTGGTTGATTGGAGTTTTGATTAATAGCATAACCCGTAGAAGGTTTCTGTtcactattatttataaatggatGGTTAGAATTTTGTTCCCCGTTATTTTTATCTGGAAATAATATAATTCTAGtagaacaaaatattatattatatattagagGTTGGGACGCTTGGGACGCCCCCCACCACTCTAACGCGCACTGCTGGTGCGCTGACGTCAGCAATCCCTTATCTTGGTAaccaaactttgaaaaatcatgaaataaactgaaataattataatttctttatgaaaaaacCGCAAACACACATACACACATACTCTACTTTAAAAATGGTATAGTAAAAAAAAGCAGACGATAGTACAGTTGAGTTATAAACGTTAATTGCAAAAAAGGATCTCTGGCATTTAGAAGctatattaaaattgtaaaacaaaaaaattactatcatcatttcaaatataaaagttgataaatTGTTGCAATGGAACGTATCAGTTCATTTAAGATCGACCAAAACAATAGTATAAGAGGATTCGgtcttgtcaaatgtcaaaaacgaTGCATAAAACGGTATACGTCACACGTCAAAAATGATGCATAAAACAGTATACGTCACACGTCAAAAAATAGACACGTAATACATAACATATCGTAAACGACGctttaaacgtcaaaaacgacacctaaaacgtcaaaaacgaaaCACAAAACGTCagaaaccacgcattaaacgtcaaaaaccacggATTAAACGTCTAAAACGACGAATTAAACGTTAAAAACGAcacacaaaacgtcaaaaacgacacacaaAACATCAGAAACGAcacacaaaacgtcaaaaatgacGCAGAAATCAAAAGTATAACtacaaattcattgtaaacCATCTTGTATAGTACTTTTCACGATATTAGAAAGTGCCTTTACTACCGAAACctatataaaattcgataagacacaaaattcgtaaatttatgGCTATTTATTGGTAGATCATTGTACAGGGTCGCacaaatatatgtaaaatgtgATAGTCCAAGCTGGAATCCTAAATATTCTTTACTGCTAAAAACAGACATCCTTTTTCTGATCCCTTACTTTCCTTGGCCCCCGGATAACTTCTATATGCTGTACTTTCCTTTGCAAGTTTCGGACGCCTAATTCTTTCAGATCCTGTTCCACGTCGTCTTGCTATTTTATGCGTGGTCGTCCTGGTAGTCTGCAGCCTTCCGGATTTGCCGGTATGCAAGCTTAATTCTTCGAACCTCCAGCCATTTTAGTCTCGCACTCTTAATCTGTGCTATCACGCTGGACTCTCCATACAGGGCATGAATCTCCTTGGTCTTGGATTGAGCCCTAGATGCGCCGAAGAACTTTCCTCTCCCACGAGTTAAGTTTAAATTTATCTCTAGCTGACATTGCACATGTTTCAGAAGCATACAAGACAACTGAGTACTCTCAGACACTGAGTAGCTGGTTTTCAGCATCTTTTGAGCACTGTGATACGCCTAGTTTCCAGTTTCCACTCTTTCCTGTATCTCCAGTGCAGTCTCGTTGTTTTCAGATATGAGACATGAGACAGACAGTCATTTTTGTCTCAATAGACAAACATGGACCAAAGCGTAGTACGGACCATAAATAATCCGACCCTGTTAGATTTAGatcgtgaaaaattttatactaaacATTATAAGAATGTCAACTTAATattaaatctaattttatttctgttgaaagtattaaaaaagaaatttaccTGTACAAGAACTGGAGCCACCATTTTGTTTATGTGAAAATACTTTTGAACCGATTTCCTGAACCTTGCAACCTGTTTGTTTTAACGTATCACCGATTTTATCCAAAAAGAACTGCGGTCTTGAATCTACTCgatatattacaaataatagaaaaaaaattacaaaacatcCGTTTTTGAatctcatttttcaattattgagtTAAACTTCTAAAGTATTAATCGAAATTGAATGATTTCTATAATTCAATACTTTATAAAGAcattgattatttaaaaaaatgtatacaatcAAAGGTTATGTGTAAACTACAGATAAAGAGTTCTCGAAAGGTCTATAATTTATAGATAAAGAAATATACTCTGTTTACTGaagaattattaagaaatattgtCTTTAGatattaatagttatttaattaatatcaataaaaacttcAATAGTCTCCATAATAAAGGTTTATCAAGTcctttattcaaattttagttCGTATTATCCTTGTTTATATATAACtcttccaaataaataataaacatttaatggtgttaattaaattaaattaattaaattaaattaaagtaaattaaatattatttgacgtATACACGGTTACCATCTAGCGGCTTATCTTGTAAGCACATATAAACTTAACGATTTTTGTTTCACAATGCCCTCTATTTCCACGaataaaaatgtctcaaattaaTTCAACAGTTATCTGTATATGGATAAACTGCATGTGATAAATAATTGCGTTCACTTGTCTCTTACTAATTCCGGTGTAGAATATGGAAAAGATCAAACGAATTCGTTCATCCGTATTCGTTCTTGTTATCCCACTAACCAATCACTTCAATCAATGATTAGAGTGAATAGGAGAATCGAAATAAAGTAGGATAGAAAAGTGGTGTATTCA includes:
- the LOC130892339 gene encoding uncharacterized protein LOC130892339 — its product is MRFKNGCFVIFFLLFVIYRVDSRPQFFLDKIGDTLKQTGCKVQEIGSKVFSHKQNGGSSSCTDKNNGEQNSNHPFINNSEQKPSTGYAINQNSNQPSDVQNHRNQVGYEPNNQQYPTHVENNVQTTRSSTNRPNTMIFPGEAEKPEPSTYNSQQGFDGRTLANKPNQQMEPVGENPSHVQGSNVEVSSSTTARSHSRKTYLDHSSKRKQYSSDYSDEDSDDGTSKKKKKKIPATPPPESNEDHEGVTDGRSLIGKVKTNCPEGYVADKRGRCREVYG